Part of the Hippoglossus stenolepis isolate QCI-W04-F060 chromosome 4, HSTE1.2, whole genome shotgun sequence genome is shown below.
TACATTCTGTTAtatggctcttttttttttttgataaccTGAGAATATGACTATGCCACAGTCTGTGTGTCCTACTCAACACTGAATGTCCAGCTGGTactcacacggacacacacacacacactaacacgtagaaacgcacgcacgcacaccgCTGCATACACAGGGTCAACTCAGAGTGATCACTACAGCACCATGAGGGGGTTtggatgattttgtttttgcctgtttgtctgttcaGTTATTCACTTCTTTTTCATTGTCTAACAGTGTTTTTTATCCCCGAGTATTTGTGTTGGTGGCCTGAAAAGGCCCCTGATACAGTTTGTACTCACCAGTATTCAACACTGAAGGCCGTACAAAGAGACACAGGCCTCACGAGAGGATGGGCCTCTGTCGGTTACTGCACTGTAGGTACAAAATGctgtctgacattttaaaagtgtaGCATTTGTCTTGCGTTGCATATCACCTCAGTGCTTTTTGTTGTTCGTCTTCTCGCCAAATGTGAGTCAGGTCCAGTTTGAAAGCCAGAGTTCAGGAGGTTTGCACTTTGTTGATTCATCGTGCCAGACATGAGCAATCAATcgaatatacatttttacaaccTGTATGGCAGCCTTCAGATCTACTTACTGTCGACCTTAGGAATAAGAACATTTACACGATGCTTGCATAGGAACTGTGTCTCTTGTCCGTGGGGAGGAAACATTACGTTCTGTCCTCGTTTTTCCTTTGACTTACGTCCCAACTTTCAAATGTTACTTATTTtgtgtcctcttcctctctccctctgctttcatCTCCCTTCCTGTCCCACCGCAAGAAATAACTCTTTGTTCAAAGTGCAAATGATTTCTGCCCAGATACAAAGCATAATAATGGGCTAGAGATGAACTGTACAACTCAAGAGACTAGTTGACAATCTGAGTTTCATTGCATAACACATACGTCATGCATCAAATGTACTCAAGTCAGACTCCgcagataaagaaataaataaaataagattataACACAAGTATTTCAAACAGCATATTGAATCTTTATGTCTGAAGCAAACATGATGGACAGTTTCCACAGTTTCACCTGCTCTCAGTGCAGCAACACTGCAGCACATCCAGCTTGTAAGAAATAGTGGGTTTCTGTAATGGGTACATTTGTGAGAGACAGCGAACACTGATCACTAGACCAGACACAGGCAGTTTAACAGTACATGTCacggttgtgttgtttttttctttgccaccTCCAGCACATAAGATTTCATGCATTGACAGCAAGAAGCTGACTGCTGGCTTTAACACTGTTCCTTTCttcctttatttctctctttccattttgtttctttttctagtAAAACATCGATGCTGAACCTGTGTGTGAACCTGTGTGGTCATTTATTCACTGAGTCCAGTGCTGCCTCCGGGCTGTGTGCCGTGTTTACAGCCAAATTCCTGAAAGGTTTTCtgggtgttttgttttatttattaccaCAATGTGTGCATAAAAGGGCAGGATGTCAGGCACCTGATGATGGTGCTGGACAAAACGTTAACCATATGAAATAATGTCAACCCCATGATGGCGCTAGAGGAGTCAGAGGATGATCAACATCAACAGCTcacatcctctggggaccatgaatatccAATCCTTTCATTATTTCATAATTCGTCAGGACCAAAGTGATGAACTGACATTGTCATCCCCAACATGGCCAGATATGATATTTCAGTAATTAATAATCAGCCTTGTTTTCACAATATTTCCCCTCATCAtggtctttaaaaaatatatatatattacaacaCAGCCCCTGTGGAGGATTGAACAGGAGGATAAATTCAAACCACAGCCAGAATTGGAATCGATTACTTCTTGGCTTTGAAATATCTTCAAGGACAGTCGGCTTTttcagcttctccagagtttcttatacgcagctctgtgtctgtgaagaaTCTCGGCTCTCCTGTagatcagcagctgcagggttAAAGATTCCCTGCTGTGATTTTATCATTTGGGCTCCTTTTTTCAATCCGTGGAGACCTAACACTCCTAATGCAGAGCCATCACTGACAAGCATTTCCCATTATTTCCCATCTCACTCCCACTCCCACACACTTACATACCATGCTGGGCTATTACTGACAAGTATTTCCCATTTACCCAAAGATGAAGCAAAATAACAATTTTGAGGCGGTTTTGCCCCTTATAACCTTGCACCTTCGCTTGCAAATGCGcatgtatacgcacacacacacacacacacacactttcaatcTGTCTCTTTTATCGTCACTGCAAATTGTGAAAACGGCCtttccagctttttattttattggctCATTTCATCTCCTCTTACTCATTCTCTTGTCTTTCCTTCTCTCAGCACTGACACAGTATATCCCCTGATCTTTTCAGCCCCTCCTCATTCCCCCTCCCTTCTCACTCTACGCCTCTCGTCATCCTCCCTCATCCCATCTCTCCATTTCTGCATCCCTCTCTCATGGGAATCAATCTCAGACCCTGATTTCTCATTCACAGCCCCTCCTCTGTCATGACCACCTTCCTGTTCTTGTCTTTTATGATCCCAGAGAAAACAACACTCACGTCACATAAGCAGCTCATCTcatatgttgttttgttgtgttgttgctgctggtACAGTGGTCAACTTAATACAATAGACCACTGCTGTGAATTGCGGTACACaatgaatattttcatttcagattgAAGAGTGAATCAAATGGAACTAATAACAAGTTGTGAAAAACCAGGATAGATTTCGGGATGATTAATGTCAATATTTTCCATCACAGTGAAAAATAGTTTCTGCTTTTCCACTGACCCTCGGCTCAGGTCAAGTACGTGTCACCTTCACTTTCCTGAGAAAaatgcagagaggaagaaatatTTTTGCACTTTCTTAAATGCACATTGAGTACATCTTTTGAAGCAGGGTGTAAAAAGCAACATATCCCCAGTGTGTCTCTTTCAGACAACCCGTTTTAATCCATTACTgcatggatttttttgtgcCATGCAGATGACGTACAACTATATGTGCAACATATGCTTATGttaacaaattacattttataattacTACTGATGATCCTGATGAATGCAGACTTATCACATCTGAACATGCATGAACAAAACGAAAAAagagttgttttctttcttttttgcactttttttgcCTTTGGACCTGATGACAAGGATTGTAGTCTCTGTACAAATAGaaagcattttattatttttattgataataataataacaatacattttatttgtctggtGCTTTTAACAATGCTCATAGTCACTTTAAATAGtatcaaaatttaaatttaaattctgCAGCACGTCTGCTCAGAACGACCTGTGGGATCCATTTACTGCTTTTCAAATCTCAGACAGGTGGGTCTACTGAATATCAGGGATATTAGACACCATAGATCCTTGGGCACCGACCATTAAACTACCAGCAGTCAGATCTGTGACTAATGGGCAACCAGATTGTAGTTTTTATCATCACCCCCTGTGGAACAGTCTGCCAGAAGACCTGAAGGCCTCTCAGTCTGCGGACAATGTTTGAGCCTGGTATATTCTGTCCCTCCTCTGATGGGTTTGAGTTATAAAACCCAAGCTTTCTGTTTATATGTTCCTGCATTGATCTGGGAAATCATATCGGTTTCCTGTAGAACATCAATacagcacagagaaaatgaactgaaatcTTATTCTAAATCTCTTTTGCCATCATTCTTCAAATACAATGCTGAGAACAGAAAGGCATGACAGGGACCACGGAAGCAGCACTTTCGGGCTTGAATCTGAAattctgattttattctccTCTGATCATCACAAAGATTATCTGGaagtcacatttattttacttaacaAAGATCATTTATAAACTCAGTAACATGGGACtgtaagaaaaaaagttgtataaatacatatacatgcTGATCAGGGATGGAACCATGTAGTAAATAgaatgagaagaaaataataaaattggAATGCTACTCAGGTCATGAGTTCTTTAAAGAGACAAACTGGGACATACGTGTAAAAAAGAATAGTTTGTCAAGACATAAACAACAGAATACAGTTTACAGTAGCCAGTAAAAGTACAATATGTTTATGACACAACAAATCTTTTAATTAAGCAATTCTCTGCTTTAATGTCCCATCATGCAAAGCAaacatcctgcagctgctcaccACAGATCTTCAGGCTCTTTTCCAAGTCCGTATATACTCATGTCAAAAGCATCAAACCTCAATAGGCCTTTTTCACAGAAGAGATTTCCACACATGTTACATACAGTAAGTAAGAAAAGCACCGgtgtaaataatacaattattaactGTCACAAAGTCTTAAAACTGTTGGACAAAAGTAAACTATTTCCATGTAAATTATAATTCAACACAAGAActtgaaatacataaaaagcattaaaatctCTATGTACAAGTAACAGTGTTGGGATCTAATTTATATGGTCGACTTGAGCACCAATACAGTAGATACATTTAACATCATGATCCCTTTCTTTCATATAATATGTACCATTTAAAACATTCCTCGCTAGAAATGTTGTGCTGCAATGATATAACCAGCATTTCATGTTCTACACTGCACATTTTGTGCATCAGTGTATCTGGATGGGGCACTGAACATCTGCTCAAACTTGGGTGAGATGCTGATCTAATAAGCAGCTGCGTGTGCCAGACAAATCCATCTTTTCTGTCCCGTCGCCCCTTTAATGAAGACATCATAAGGCACTGCTTCATTGTGATGGTCATAAATAAACCAGCcatctctgtcttctcctcGGCCAAACTCTAAACGGCAATAATCATTAAAGTGGCTCACACCATCTTTAAGGATATATGTGTGTAGGGCCCATTAAGGAGCCGTCGCTGACGCAAATGCTGCGTTATTGTCAGTATTTTCAGTTTCAccctccactttctctcccATCAGTCTTGTCCTCAGTGGCTCTGATGATCTTTGTGCAGCtgcattctctctttctccacctggaggcgttctctctctatctgcagTCTGCCCGCCTCGAATTTGAAGAACTgcagtctctctttctccaggtGCAGTCTCTCCTTCTCCAGTTTGAGCCTCTCCATGTCCAGATCCACCACTGTCCTCCACCCTTTGccctcccgctctctctccctctgtccttcatGAGCGCAGGATAAGGAAGGCGTGGAGGACGAGGGCGGGCCTTGCTGTGGCGGGAGGTTAAAAGAGGAGTTGGCGGGCTCTGACTTGCTGAGGATCAAAAGCCTCAGCCGCTCCCTCTCCACCtgcaacctctctctctccagctgcacTCGTTCCCGATCCACATCTGTCTGACGAAGCCGCTCCTTCTCCACCACCAGCCGCTCTTTCTCCACACCCAGGCGTTCGGTTTCCACGGCCAGTCGTTGTTTCTCCAGCTCCAGTCGCTGCTTCTCAACAGCAGCCAGGAACCCTGCACCCATGTTTTCATGACTGGTGAGACCTCCCAGTGCATGAGGTGGCATCCCCAAGAAGGCGGCAGCCAGGGGCAGGTCTCTGTTGGTGGTGGAGGTCGGGGCCTTGGAGGAGCTGAGTGTGCCTAAGACGTTGTGGGAATAGGCATCGCCGACATGCCCCTCGCCACGTGACTCAATGTcgctgaggagggagggaatgTCATCTTCATCTAattctccttctccatctcccACATCACCATCGCCATCCAGctagagaaggagagagggacacCATTAAAGGGACACAGCTAATTTTACATGTTGAGTTTAACTCATGTCTCAAGTGTTGAAAATCATCTTGGGGGCACAAGTGTATTGTCCTGCTGTCCTGCCATAGACTGTTCATTAAGACGGATGACGCGACTCTAATCCCTCCCGCTgtacaaagctaaaatatcctgaatacgGGGGACGCTTTTGACATAATTTGTTGTAAGCACGATCGCGATTGTGGATagagccgtggtatcgaggtcctgctgatacacacgctcgaccaatcacaagtcagtctcagttgtcgATGATGACGTTTCACATCGCTCTTATTGCatcaaacaaataattaaaaccacatttaccCAAATAATTATCAtttagtttggtctatgtcccttcctctaacatggaggaggcaaggtttacgagctatactgtagccagccaccaggatgCGATAGAGATGGTTTGGCCTGACTTTCGGGAGCTGTCGTgccatccatttttatataaagtctatagctctgacacacaaaaacacctcTAATACTACTGCACATTGTCTGACTGAGGATATGAAAAATTTGAATAGGttataatagaaaatattgtaAATCAAAACTGGGAAAATAACAAGGACAAAAggacaaataacacaaaaagtCAAGATAACTGTTGACTTTAAACATAACATGTTAAGGGTTAATGTTAGAACTAAATCCTAATTAATTAACAAGCACTAAATGTGTCTCCGTCTCTACCTTGTGAACCGATGAGCCCAATCAAAAGGCCAGATTAACAAGAGCCACTTGAGCGACATGTGTTGCATAATCACTGTGATATATTAAACATAACTACCTCTGCTGATGAGGACATTCATTAAGCTAATTAACACATTAGCAAATACTTG
Proteins encoded:
- the msantd4 gene encoding myb/SANT-like DNA-binding domain-containing protein 4, which translates into the protein MESIFKVSSHLLSVLLPTFPGVSFPFPAAKLDFLQVKHLKRKRKSNYSVRETQTLIREIHKRRDVLFSRQQNTAINELKRQAWEEVARGVNSLGEGELRTAAEVKRRYLDCRALMKRKQLQAELCLSSSSSSSLALKTEYDQSSPEHEAASLGSGCDQLLDLSGFPKDCHCDWPELVGLSEPSGQAMMAPPDMKMEDDVSEYRLDGDGDVGDGEGELDEDDIPSLLSDIESRGEGHVGDAYSHNVLGTLSSSKAPTSTTNRDLPLAAAFLGMPPHALGGLTSHENMGAGFLAAVEKQRLELEKQRLAVETERLGVEKERLVVEKERLRQTDVDRERVQLERERLQVERERLRLLILSKSEPANSSFNLPPQQGPPSSSTPSLSCAHEGQREREREGKGWRTVVDLDMERLKLEKERLHLEKERLQFFKFEAGRLQIERERLQVEKERMQLHKDHQSH